A genomic region of Raphanus sativus cultivar WK10039 chromosome 6, ASM80110v3, whole genome shotgun sequence contains the following coding sequences:
- the LOC108810794 gene encoding putative white-brown complex homolog protein 30 gives MRRLRIDVGWLQHILFFFVCGMGFISIASCLDGDDYSKTGNPKVLVPVTNLIYNRLQSLKNVLKADIDRDLGYCIKNLKNDWDEAFDFDKNLDFLSNCIKKTDGDVTLRLCSAAEIKFYFSSFVRRDEVTIVHVKPNVNCNLAKWVSGCEPGWSCNADDDKKFDIKNGKVLPSRTRKCQPCCEGFFCPQGLACMIPCPLGAYCPLAKLNKATGVCEPYNYQIPPGKLNHTCGSADSWADAESSGDMFCSPGSYCPTTIRKVTCGSGHYCRQGSTSQKPCFKLATCNPNTANQNIHAYGAILIASLSLLMIMVYNCSDQVLATREKRQAKSREAAARQAKETTQARERWKSARDVAKNPKVGLTAQLSQTFSRMTSKKETPDKASGKSKDKKKGPSNLTKMMKSMEDNTSNNEGFNVGSKPGKKPQAPKGKQLHTQSQIFKYAYGQIEKEKAMEQNNQNLTFSGVISMAQDTEIRSRPVIEVAFKDLTLTLKGKHKQILRSVTGKIMPGRVSAVMGPSGAGKTTFLSALAGKTTGCTRAGLILINGKNESINTYKKITGFVPQDDVVHGNLTVEENLRFSARCRLSAYMPKAEKVLIIERVIESLGLQHVRDSLVGTVEKRGISGGQRKRVNVGVEMVMEPSLLILDEPTTGLDSASSQLLLRALRREALEGVNICMVVHQPSYTMYKMFDDMILLAKGGLTAYHGSVKKIEEYFAGIGITVPDRVNPPDHYIDILEGIVKPNSDITIEQLPVRWMLHNGYPVPHDMLKLCEGLPSSSGSAAQDDSTDNSFSNDLWQDVKNNVEIQKDQLQDNYSNSQDNSNRVTPTVGRQYRYFVGRIGKQRLREARLQALDLLILLVAGACLGTLAKVNDETIGSLGYTYTIIAVSLLCKISALRSFSVDKIQYWRESAAGISSLAHFMAKDTMDHLNTIIKPLVYLSMFYFFNNPRSSFEDNYIVLVCLVYCVTGMAYVFAILYSASAAQLMSVLVPVVTTLIANQDRDSIVLKYLGSFCYPKWTLEAFVLSNAQRYSGVWVVTRCSSLSQNGYDLSDWLLCLIVLVLMGIICRFIAYFCMVTFKKQ, from the exons ATGAGACGACTTCGGATTGATGTTGGTTGGTTACAACACATCTTGTTCTTCTTCGTTTGTGGCATGGGGTTTATATCAATTGCTTCATGTCTAGATGGAGATGATTACAGCAAAACAGGAAATCCAAAAGTTCTTGTTCCCGTTACAAACCTTATATATAACCGACTTCAGAGTCTAAAGAATGTCTTAAAGGCTGACATTGATCGGGATTTAGGATATTGCATCAAAAATTT GAAGAACGACTGGGATGAAGCATTTGATTTCGATAAAAATCTCGACTTTTTAAGCAACTGTATAAAGAAAACCGATG GTGACGTAACACTTAGACTATGTTCAGCTGCTGAGATAAAATTCTATTTCAGTAGTTTTGTTAGAAGGGATGAAGTAACAATTGTTCATGTAAAACCTAATGTCAACTGCAATTTGGCTAAATGGGTTTCTGGATGCGAACCGGGATGGAGTTGTAATGCAGATGATGATAAAAAATTTGATATCAAAAATGGAAAAGTTCTTCCATCTAGAACTCGTAAATGCCAACCTTGTTGTGAGGGCTTCTTTTGTCCACAAGGTCTCGCTTGCATGATAC CTTGTCCATTAGGAGCATATTGCCCACTTGCCAAGCTTAATAAGGCAACAGGAGTTTGCGAGCC ATACAATTACCAAATTCCTCCTGGAAAGTTAAACCACACATGTGGTTCTGCTGATAGTTGGGCTGATGCTGAGAGTAGTGGTGATATGTTTTGTTCTCCAGGTTCATATTGCCCAACGACGATTCGGAAGGTCACTTGTGGTAGTGG ACATTACTGCAGACAAGGTTCTACTTCACAAAAAC CATGCTTCAAGCTCGCAACTTGTAATCCAAATACTGCAAACCAAAATATTCATGCATATGGAGCCATCTTAATT GCGTCACTAAGTCTTCTGATGATCATGGTTTACAACTGCTCCGATCAAGTTCTTGCCACTCGAGAAAAGAGACAAGCCAAATCTAGAGAAGCAGCAGCGAGACAAGCAAAAGAAACAACACAAGCTCGAGAAAGGTGGAAGAGTGCTAGAGATGTTGCCAAAAACCCAAAGGTGGGATTGACTGCACAACTATCTCAAACATTTTCTCGTATGACATCTAAGAAAGAAACACCTGATAAAGCATCTGGAAAGTCAAAGGACAAGAAAAAAGGACCAAGTAACTTGACCAAGATGATGAAGTCGATGGAAGACAACACGAGTAACAATGAAGGGTTTAATGTTGGAAGTAAACCTGGGAAGAAGCCGCAAGCTCCAAAGGGTAAACAGCTACATACTCAGAGTCAGATATTTAAGTATGCGTATGGTCAAATAGAGAAGGAGAAAGCTATGGAGCAAAACAACCAGAACTTGACATTCTCAGGAGTTATCTCCATGGCCCAAGACACTGAGATTAGGTCTAGGCCTGTGATAGAGGTTGCGTTTAAGGATTTAACTCTTACTTTGAAGGGTAAACATAAGCAGATATTGAGATCAGTTACCGGAAAGATCATGCCTGGCCGTGTTTCCGCAGTAATGGGTCCATCAGGAGCTGGAAAAACTACATTTCTTTCAGCCTTGGCAGGCAAGACAACTGGATGTACTAGGGCTGGTCTAATCCTCATAAATGGTAAAAATGAATCTATAAACACATACAAGAAGATTACTGGATTTGTGCCACAAGATGATGTTGTTCATGGAAATCTCACCGTCGAGGAGAACCTTCGTTTTAGCGCAAGATGCAG GCTAAGTGCTTATATGCCAAAAGCAGAAAAAGTGTTGATCATTGAAAGAGTGATTGAAAGCTTAGGACTACAACATGTAAGAGACTCATTGGTTGGTACGGTAGAAAAAAGAGGAATCTCCGGAGGACAAAGGAAACGAGTTAACGTTGGTGTCGAAATGGTCATGGAACCTTCTCTATTGATATTAGATGAACCTACCACAGGCTTAGATAGTGCATCTTCTCAGTTACTACTCAGAGCACTTCGACGTGAAGCACTTGAAGGGGTTAACATTTGCATGGTCGTGCATCAACCCAG TTATACGATGTATAAAATGTTCGATGACATGATATTACTAGCAAAAGGTGGCCTTACCGCGTACCATGGATCTGTCAAAAAAATCGAAGAATATTTTGCTGGAATAGGTATCACGGTTCCTGATCGTGTCAACCCTCCTGATCATTATATAGATATTCTTGAAGGCATCGTGAAACCAAATAGTGATATCACTATAGAACAACTTCCTGTGAGATGGATGCTTCACAATGGTTATCCAGTACCACATGATATGCTAAAGTTATGTGAAGGACTCCCATCATCATCTGGATCAGCTGCTCAAGATGATTCCACTGACAATTCTTTCAGTAATGATCTATGGCAAGACGTGAAAAATAATGTGGAGATCCAGAAAGATCAGCTACAAGACAATTACTCCAATTCTCAAGACAATTCTAATCGAGTAACTCCTACTGTGGGTCGACAATATAGATATTTTGTGGGAAG GATTGGGAAACAAAGACTTAGAGAAGCAAGACTACAAGCACTAGATCTTCTAATATTATTAGTTGCAGGAGCTTGTTTAGGAACTCTTGCAAAGGTGAACGATGAGACGATTGGTTCACTTGGCTACACATACACGATTATAGCAGTCT ctCTTTTGTGTAAGATTTCAGCGTTGAGATCATTCTCTGTAGATAAAATACAATATTGGAGAGAAAGTGCCGCTGGAATCAGCAGCTTGGCACATTTTATGGCCAAAGACACAATGGATCATCTGAACACAATTATAAAACCTTTAGTGTACTTGTCCATGTTCTACTTCTTCAACAACCCGAGATCTAGTTTCGAAGACAACTACATTGTACTAGTATGCTTGGTCTACTGCGTGACGGGCATGGCTTATGTATTCGCCATATTGTACAGTGCAAGTGCTGCCCAACTG ATGTCGGTGTTAGTACCCGTTGTTACTACTCTCATCGCGAATCAAGACAGAGATAGCATTGTTCTTAAGTATCTCGGAAGTTTCTGCTACCCTAAATGGACTCTTGAAGCTTTTGTCCTTTCCAATGCTCAAAG GTACTCTGGAGTGTGGGTGGTGACTAGATGCAGTTCTTTGTCTCAAAACGGATATGATCTTAGTGATTGGCTATTATGTCTCATAGTCCTCGTTCTCATGGGTATTATATGCCGATTCATAGCTTATTTCTGCATGGTTACCTTCAAGAAACAGTAA
- the LOC108810979 gene encoding protein SMALL AUXIN UP-REGULATED RNA 12: MKSKLIKSWEKKLKMMTGKVITPCTLCKTCCQEIWWALKREAEMIPKDVPKGHLVVYVGEESRRFVINISLLTHPLFKALLDQAQDAYGFSSADSRLWIPCDVSDFLDLVRCAVAPQHQNKCMCI, translated from the coding sequence ATGAAGAGCAAGCTCATCAAGTCTTGGgaaaagaaactgaaaatgATGACAGGCAAAGTCATAACACCTTGTACGTTATGCAAGACATGCTGCCAAGAAATTTGGTGGGCGTTGAAGAGGGAAGCTGAGATGATACCAAAAGATGTCCCTAAGGGACACTTGGTTGTCTATGTGGGTGAGGAATCAAGGAGGTTTGTTATAAACATCAGCTTGCTTACACACCCGCTCTTCAAGGCATTGCTGGATCAAGCACAAGATGCTTACGGTTTCAGTAGTGCTGACTCCAGACTATGGATTCCTTGCGATGTGAGCGACTTCCTCGACTTGGTCCGTTGCGCTGTTGCTCCACAGCATCAGAACAAGTGCATGTGTATCTAA
- the LOC108805721 gene encoding uncharacterized protein LOC108805721, which translates to MSDHHHHARLNRLRTTSQLLRQTTASFSSHPLTFIFLTFLLFSFHSLLDHFSLLLTSFVDTDPSLRSLLSRLPTSQSRLNHHHHHPRGAPFLQLTRLGTFDDDFFSSDEHDPYRRRSLQGSPFRSPLNSTTLILSGFDRIPGFSSRPISHNGLSLPQIVRSGFSLHHPKDQEDETKPDESSPESDEKKDKDEDFDSFVDLKLFLKGLDLGRGGDAAALFYLVSFLSGAYGWVILVFTTVYSLVLAIMFVTLINDLLGRFPSFLDCLWSGSRLGFKRVTGFVLMRWAVRDALTQLLGLWYFGEVEDQYSFFRLFVRLKLMPFTVMPPWIRGFEKEISGFLFAWFLLDTLVGLVLALDAFVAVVDPRMRGREIVKEGLYLISLLLHQAVQIKCLEAILCGSFFRWALVRVVGKGFGSVIQSALEVYFMAVWLVFYLAVRCKDAHAEGRRFGRREMENLVDGIR; encoded by the coding sequence ATGTCCGATCACCACCACCACGCGCGGCTGAACCGCCTCCGCACAACCTCCCAGCTCCTCCGTCAAACCACCGCATCCTTCTCCTCGCACCCACTCACTTTCATCTTCCTAACTttcctcctcttctccttccACTCCCTCCTCGACCATTTCTCCCTCCTCCTCACCTCCTTCGTCGACACCGACCCTTCTCTCCGCTCCCTCCTTTCCCGCCTCCCTACCTCCCAATCGCGCctcaatcatcatcatcatcatccccgCGGCGCTCCCTTTCTCCAGCTCACGCGCCTCGGCACCTTTGACGACGACTTCTTCTCCTCCGACGAGCACGATCCCTATCGCCGCCGATCCCTCCAAGGCTCCCCCTTTCGATCTCCCCTCAACTCCACCACCCTAATCCTCTCCGGATTCGATCGCATTCCCGGCTTCTCCTCCCGCCCTATCTCCCACAACGGCCTCTCCTTACCTCAGATCGTCCGCTCCGGCTTCTCCTTACACCACCCCAAAGATCAAGAAGACGAAACCAAACCCGACGAATCTTCCCCCGAGAGCGACGAGAAGAAAGACAAAGACGAGGACTTTGATAGTTTCGTGGATCTGAAGCTCTTCCTCAAGGGTCTTGACCTCGGCCGCGGCGGCGACGCGGCGGCTCTGTTCTATCTCGTGAGCTTCTTATCCGGCGCCTACGGGTGGGTCATCCTAGTGTTCACGACCGTGTACTCGCTGGTTCTGGCGATCATGTTCGTCACGTTGATCAACGACTTGTTAGGTAGGTTCCCTTCGTTTCTAGACTGTTTGTGGAGCGGTTCGAGATTAGGGTTTAAGAGAGTCACGGGGTTCGTTTTGATGAGATGGGCGGTGAGAGACGCGTTGACGCAGCTTCTTGGTTTGTGGTACTTCGGTGAGGTGGAGGATCAGTACTCGTTTTTTCGTCTCTTTGTGAGGTTAAAGCTGATGCCTTTCACCGTTATGCCGCCGTGGATCCGAGGGTTTGAGAAGGAGATATCTGGTTTCTTGTTCGCTTGGTTTCTGCTCGACACGCTTGTTGGTTTGGTGTTGGCGCTTGATGCTTTTGTCGCCGTTGTGGATCCGAGGATGAGGGGGAGGGAGATCGTGAAGGAAGGGCTTTATTTGATATCTCTTCTGTTGCATCAGGCTGTGCAGATCAAGTGTCTCGAAGCGATTCTCTGTGGGTCTTTCTTTAGGTGGGCGTTGGTTAGAGTTGTGGGGAAAGGGTTTGGTTCTGTGATTCAGTCTGCGTTGGAAGTTTACTTCATGGCGGTTTGGTTAGTGTTCTACTTAGCGGTTAGGTGTAAAGATGCGCACGCGGAAGGTAGGAGGTTTGGGAGAAGAGAGATGGAGAACTTGGTAGATGGGATAAGATGA